Proteins encoded by one window of Babylonia areolata isolate BAREFJ2019XMU chromosome 8, ASM4173473v1, whole genome shotgun sequence:
- the LOC143284472 gene encoding uncharacterized protein LOC143284472 — MTTASDTQYDNCPSENVMAGKKKSAKKSGKKSGGKKSGKKSGKKSGKSSGKSDKSGPTEVDIMSGPAMDNLHYIAHDAPDALAKRGFGWPDGGGKKKGGKKGGKKKKKK; from the exons ATGACCACAGCTTCGGACACTCAATATGATAACTGCCCTTCAGAAAACGTGAtg gcCGGGAAGAAGAAGTCTGCCAAGAAGTCAGGCAAGAAGTCTGGCGGCAAGAAATCGGGCAAGAAGTCAGGCAAAAAGTCGGGCAAGTCGTCGGGCAAGTCGGACAAGTCCGGGCCGACGGAGGTGGACATCATGAGCGGACCCGCCATGGACAACCTGCACTACATTGCCCACGACGCCCCAGACGCTCTGGCGAAGCGAGGCTTCGGCTGGCCTGATGGCGGGGGCAAGAAGAAAGGCGgcaagaaaggagggaagaagaagaagaagaagtga